Genomic segment of Phycisphaerae bacterium:
ATCGGTTCGGCCTGACGGCTGTACGGCTCGAAGTTCCAGATCGCCTCAGCCAGCTCGCTCGGATTGGTCCACAGCAGCTTCATGAACGAACAACTCGGGGCCAAGCGATCGGCCCGATCAACCGCCTCCGCCAACTCAGCCGACCGAACGCCCCAGAACTCCGCGAAGAACTCCCGCAACGCCTTGCCTCGCATCTTGCCCGCCATCCGCTTGGCGTGAACCGCCAGCGCCGGCCACATCGCGCCGCTGGTGTAGCGCGTGGGCACCCAGACCGTGTTGATCATGCCAAGCCGCTGATCCGCCGCCAACCGACCGAGCCGCTTGATATACTCGTCCAGCACCTCCCATGCCGCCGTCGGGCAGCGTAGGCGATAGTTGTACCACATCAGGCCCGGCCCGCCGATCACCCGATAGCCCATCTTGGCGACGGCGGTCACCTGTCCCGGCGGCAGCGGCGGGTCGTAGCGCCAGTCGTGCACGATCACCTTCCGGTCGATGTACTCGGCGATCCGCTCGTCGTGCAGCAGATGATCGCCCCAGATGATCGCCTCCTTCCCCGTCTTGCGCACCAGCTTGACCAGGGCCGCCACGTATTGGCCGAAGACCGCGTGCTTCGGCGTCCGATCCAGCAGCTTGCGGCTGTGGGCCGAATGCCCGAAGTTCACCTCGTCGCAGCCGATGTGGATGTACGGTGAGGTCGCGAACACTTCCGCCGCTTCGCGATACAGGTCGCCGAACAGCGCCAGCGTCTCGCGGTGCAGCGGACAGATCGCGGTAAACCCGAACCGCCCGCCGGGCCCGTCGGCCAGATGCCGATACCCGGCACGCTCGGTGATGTACGACGTATGCCCGAACGACTCGATCTCGGGGATCAGCGTCACGCCCCGCCGGTCCGCCCGCGCCACCAGCTCCGCCATCTGCTTCTTGCTCAGGGCGTAGCGCGACGCCAGCTTCGGATGCGACTCGAACTTCATCGCACAGCCCTGGTCGTCGGTGAAGTGCAGCAAAATCGTGTTAAGGCCCCAGCCCGCGCACTGGTCGATCAGCCGCTGGTAATACTCCAGCCGCTCGGTCAGCCGCACCATGTCGATCATCACGCCGTTGATCGGGAACATCTTCGACATCGTCATCTCCAGCAAATCGCGATTGGCAACGCACCATTGTAGCCAACCGGCGAGTGGACGCTACGGGAAACATCAGGAGAAGAAGGCGTCATGGCCGGCCGCCTCGGCGATCGCGCGGGCGGTTTGTTCGGGAGACAACGCCGTGGTGTCGATGGTCATCACGCCGGACAGCGCCTTGACTCCGGCGTTGCAGCGCAGGGCCTCGGCTATGTACTCGCTTCCTTCGTGCCGCCCGGCCAGAACCTCGTCGTCAAGGATCAGTCCTACCGCCAATACGGGAAAACCTTCCGCCCGCAGGAGAGTCCGGAGACGGTCGAGCCGTTCCTGGCTGGGCAAACAGAAGCACGCGACCAGATACGCAGCCCCCCAGCCGGCGAAGTTGCGGGCGCAGGCGAGCATGTTGTCCTGGATCAGGTTCAGCCGTTCGGCTGTCAGATTGGCCGGCCGGGTTCGGCCAACGTCGTCGCCATCGAGAAACGCCGCCGCCGAAGGCAAAACCTCCATGAGCTGCGGCAGCAACGTCGTTTTACCCGCTCCCGGTGCGCCGGTAACCACGATGACCTTCATCGCCTCCGCCTCCGTCCGCGCGGCCAGAGGTCGTCAAGGACGTGTTCGACGTTTGGCCGGTGGTGTCGCTCGCACCCAGTGGTCATGGTCGTCACTTCTTGTCGCAGTTGAGGAATGGCCGAAAACCCACGAGACGGATTGGCATTGCAGCCGCGGCCATTGTGAATATACTTGCAGACGATGGGCGGTGAGTCAAGGACATCTCGGAATGTTCTGATCCTGCTCCTGCTGGTCGGAATCGCAGCGGCGGCCACGCTTGCCGTTCGCTTCCTCTTTCCGCCGCTGCCCTTTGCCGGCCCTTATGCCGGAACGGTCGTCGACGCCGACAGCGGAACGCCGATCGCCGACGCACGGGTCTGCGCCGACGGGTGGCGGCACGACAACCCGCTGCCGGACGGTTCCGGGCACGACCACGTGCGCTCCGAAACCAGGACGGACCTCGCCGGCCGATTCATTCTGCCCGAATCCGAAAGTCGAGGCGGGTGGTTCGGCACGGACTTTGCCATTGAAATCTCAGCCGAGGGATACATCCCAGCCGTCAGTAGTTCGTAAACGAACCGTCCTCGCGGGAAAAGTGCGGCGGTTCGGTCATTTGTGCCGGATGGGCCTTGGCCGCTTGGCGGTTGAACCTCACGCCGATGCCCGGCGCCTCCGGGACCGTCAGGCGCACGCCGTCCATCGCGAACGCGCACTCGAACACATCGGGCAGCGTGGTCTGCGGCGGGAAAATCACCTCCTGCGGGCCGGCGTTGTCGCACGCCAGGTCCAGATGCAGCGACGCTGCGGTGCACACCGGACCCAGCGGGTTGTGCGGCAGCGTCCTGATCAGATGGGCCTCGGCCATCGCCGCGATCTTCTTCGCCTCGGTCAACCCGCCGGCGATGCAGATGTCGATCCGCACGTAATCCACCAGCTCCTCCTCGATCACCGCACGGAATTCCCACTTGTTGGCCCACTGCTCGCCCGCGGCCAGCGGCACGCCGGTATGCTCGCGAATGTGCCGATAGCCGCTGATATGCTCGGAACGGATCGGGTCCTCGACCGCGAAGAGGTTCAGCGGCTCGATCTCGCGGCAGAACCAGATCGCCTCATCCGGCGAGAGCCGTGTGTGCAGATCGACCATCAGTTCCATCGAGTCGCCCAGCGCGTCGCGCACCGCGCGAAGCTGGGCCACGAGCTTGCGCACCGCAGCCCGCGAGTCGAACCGCTCGCCGTCCGGCGTCAGCCCGATGCGAAAGTACCTGTGCCCGCGGCTTCGGCATTCGCGGGCCAGCTCCGCCGCCGCAGCCGGGTCGGCGTCCGGATCGTCCAGCGCCTTGAGCAGATCGCCGGCATCGGCGCAGTAGTCGCGGACCAGGTAATTCGGCTGAGTGAAGCATTCCACGTAGTCGCGGCACCGCCCGCCCAGCAGTTGATAGACCGGCACGCCGAGCACCTGGCCCTTGATGTCCCACATCGCGATGTCGATACCCGCGATCGCCGAGCCGATCAGGCGGTCGGCTGGGTAGAACCCGCCGCGAAACAGCCGCTGCCACAGGTACTCGATCCGCATCGGGTCCTGGCCGATCAGCCACTGCTTCATGTGGCGAATCGCCCCGTCCACCGCGTGCCACCGCCGCTGCAAACCCGCCTCGCCCACGCCGACCAGACCCGCGTCCGTCTCCACAAGTACCGGTACTAACGTCCGCCCGGGGGCCTGAACGGGAATGCATTCGATGTTGGTGATCTTCATGAACGGTCCGCTCCACTACTTGAACTCGACGCTGTACAACTCGGCGCCGCGCAGCCGAAACCGGAAGCTGACGCCGTCGCCGTCGCGATGCCCGATATCCGACTCGCCCTTCCACGTGACGATCTTCGAAAGGTGATCGCCGCACAGGTAATCGCACTGGTCAAACCCGCGGCCCTCAGCCGGCTGGCCGTCCGCTCCGATCACCTCCACCTTCACAAACCCCGTCAGACCCGTCTTGAAATTCAGATGCATCGTCCGCCCCGCGAACGTCAGCGGGAACAACGCGAACGATCCCTCGACCGGGGCCTTGAGCGCCACCAGCCGGCCCTTCGGCCAACTCGCCCACGCCAGCGCCCCCAGCGGCGGCCGACGCGGATGCTTGTGCGGCACCGCCGACCCGGCCACCAGAATCCCCATCCGCTCACCCGGCAGCTCGACCATGCCCAACCCCGGCGCCACCAGCCCGCCGTCCCACCGGCCCGGATCGCCCGGCTCGCACACCGGCCCGCCCGGCGCCAGGTTCCACACCACGTTGTCCGGACTGACCGCCAGATGGAAGTCGAACTTGTCCTCCGTCAGGCTCCACCGCATCGGGAACATCACGTGATAGTCAACCGTGCCTGGCATCCGCGTCTTGCCGTTGGCGTACCACGTCTCGTAAGGGGCCATTCGAGGACCAGGCCAGAAAAGCTCCTCGGGCAGCGGGAACCGCCGAAAATCCTCCGTCTCCATCCGCCCGATCGTCCGCCGCATGAAGAACCACGACCGGCAGTACGCCACGTACTTCCTGAGCACCGGATCGTACTCGCAGACGTTGTGCGTGTCGCTGGTCTGGATCACCAGCGGCTCGGCGATCGGCGTCCACGCCAACCCGTCCGGCGAGACTCCTCCAAACAACCCGGAATCCGCCCCGTGGAACGGGTCGATCGCGTCCGGCCTATTCCGACGGAAGGCCTCCGTCTCTTCCGGCGCGACCCGGCCGAGATGGAACATCTTGTACCGCTCAGCCGGAGGGGCGTCGACGTCCTTGAACACGCAGCCGCCGTGAAAACCGTGCACCGGCGACAGCGCCCGGCCGTATACGATGTTGTTCGCCGTCGAACCGTCGCGCTCCAACAGCCCAAGCGACGGCAGCCTCCAATCCACGCCGTCCTCCGACTCGGCGTACTTCAGGAAGTTGAACAGGCCCATCTGGTTGCCCTTGTCGAAGTCCTCGAGCGGCCATGCCTCGTACCACAGCCGGTACCGCCCGTCCTCGTGGATCAGCGTCCCGCCGAAAAGGGCCAGCTCGTTGATCTGGTCCGGAAGCAGCACCGGCTCGCTCTTGGCCGCCCGCACCGCCTCCAGGTGAATCCCCACCGGCATCTCATGCCACTCGTACTTCATCGGCGGGATCGGGTCGAGCATCCACATCGGCACGCTCTCGCCGCCCTGGCCGACCCACGCGTATCCGCCGGTATGCACGTAACGCCAGTCGTGAAAGTAAACGATGTTCGAGGCCAGCCGGAAGGGCGGCCGATTGCCGTGAAACGGTGAAATCATCGATGACTCCTTTCGTCGTTCTCAACCGAAGGATCAAATCGCCGGGCATACGCCAGACCGCTGTAGACCTGCGGGTTGACGGTCAAAGGCACGCGCTGTCCGCCAAGGGCCGCCGCCGCGTTTTCGATCGCTGAGCGGAAGACCGCTTCGACGCCCTCAATCGCCCGGTTGCCCAGGTGCGGCGTGAAAACCACATTGGCAAGACCCAACAGCGGGCTGTGCGGATCGGCCGGCGGATCGTCCAGCCCCGCTCCGCCCAGCCGGTCGTTGAGAATTGCCTCCGTCAACGCCGGCTCGTCGATCAGCTTATCGCGGGCCGTATTGACCAGGATCGCCGTCGGCTTCATCATCGCAAGCTGCCGCGGACCGATCATGCCCGCCGTCCGTTCGTCGAGCCGCACGTGCAGCGTCACGACATCGCTCTGCCGCAGCAACTCCTCCAACGAAATCAGCTCGATGCCATGCTCGCGGACGAACGCCATGTCCGGCTGCGGCTCGACCGCCACAACCTTCATCTCGAATCCCGCCGCCCGACGCGCCACCGCCCGCCCGATGTTGCCCAACCCGACAATCCCCAGCGTCTTTCGCCACAGACACGTGCCCATCCCGCGCGTGGAATCGCCCATCTGCATCAGCCGGTCGTGATGCGGGATTTGCCTGGCTGCCGCCAGCATCAACCCCCACGCCATGTCCGCCACCACCTCCGCCCCTTCGCGGACCGGTGAGTATGTCACCACGATGCCAAGTTCCGTCGCCGCCGCCACGTCAAGCCAATCGTACCCGCTGGCTGCGATCGACAGCACCCGCATCCGCCCGTACCGCTCCATGTGCTCGCGATGCGGCAGCGTCCGAATCGCCGCCGGCAGGATCAGCGCGTCGGCGTCCCGCAGATACTCATCCACCTGCGCCGGCCCAAGCCGCCGCGCGTCCTGGTCGATCACGAAGTGAGCGTCGAACCGTCCCAGCCACTCGCGGTTTCGGTCGACCACGTCGAGACACGTGCCGTTCAGGATCACAATCGTGGGTCTGCTCATCGCTGTAATACTCTCCGTTTGCGAATGTTCTCGTTACGAACGGCCATGGTCCATTCGCTCCAGAACGGCGTCGGTCATCGCCGCTGTGCCCAACCGGCCGCCCAGATCGGCGGTCGCGCAGCCGTCGCGAAGCGCCGTCTCGACCGCGGCGAAAATCGGCGCCGCCGTATCGGTCTCGCCCAGCCACTCCAGCATCATCGCGCCGCTGACGATCGCCGCCACCGGATTGGCGATGCCTTTGCCGACGATGTCCGGCGCCGATCCGTGCACCGGCTCGAACATCGAAGGGTATTGCCGCGCCGGATTAATGTTCGCGCTGGGCGCCAGACCCAAGCCGCCGATGATCGCACCGGCCAGGTCGGTCAGGATATCACCGAACAGGTTCGACGCCACCACCACGTCGAACCGCGCCGGCCGCCGGACGAAATCCATCGCCGCTGCGTCCACGTGCATCCGCTCCGCCTCGACGTCGCCGTAGTCGCCGCGCACCGCCTCCAGCACCTCGTCCCACATCACCATGCCGAACTTCAATGCGTTCGATTTGGTAATCATGGTCAGCTTCTTTCGACGCGTTCGGGCCAGATCGAAGCCGAACCGCAACACCCGTTCGACGCCCTTGCGGCTGTGCAGCGAAGTCTGGACCGCGAACTCGTCCGGCTGACCCTGTTTGAAGCGTCCGCCGCACGTGACGTACTCGCCCTCGGAGTTCTCACGGATCACCACCATGTCGATCGTGCCGGGAGTCGCCAGCGGCGACCGCACGCCCGGCAACAGCCTCGCCGGTCGAACGCACGCGTACTGATCAAACTCCTGCCGCATCCGCACCAGAGGGGCCAGCGTGATATGATCGGCAAGCCGCTGCGGCCAACCCAGCGCGCCCAGGAATCGCGTCGAACGGCCGAAGCTGATCGAGGTAATCCTCCGGCGCGACCACGCCGTGCCGCGCATAATACTCGCAGCCCCAATCGAACCGCGCGTACCGCAGCGTAAACCCGCCGTCCAACTCCGCGGCGCGATCCAGCACCCGCACCGTCTGATCCACCACGTCAATCCCGATCCCGTCGCCGGGATAAAGGGCAATCCGGTGCGTCTTCATCACGCGCTCTTCCAATTCGCCGGGTACACGACGTACATCAGCTTCACCCGCTCGGGAACCACGTACGTCACCGTGATCCCCGCGGAAAGGTACGCGAAATCGCCGGAGCGAAACGTCTCCGAGCGGTCGCCGAAGCGAATCTCCACCTCGCCCTCAAGGATGTAGAGAATGTCGTCCACCGTCCGGTCCGGTTCCGTCGTCTCCGATTTGAAGATCTCGTGAATTCCGCAGCCCATCCGCGTCTTACCGGAGGTGTCGAAGATTTCCACGATCCGCGTTCCCGCCCACCGGGCCATGCCCTCGAACGGCCGGAGTTGCAC
This window contains:
- a CDS encoding mandelate racemase/muconate lactonizing enzyme family protein; amino-acid sequence: MKITNIECIPVQAPGRTLVPVLVETDAGLVGVGEAGLQRRWHAVDGAIRHMKQWLIGQDPMRIEYLWQRLFRGGFYPADRLIGSAIAGIDIAMWDIKGQVLGVPVYQLLGGRCRDYVECFTQPNYLVRDYCADAGDLLKALDDPDADPAAAAELARECRSRGHRYFRIGLTPDGERFDSRAAVRKLVAQLRAVRDALGDSMELMVDLHTRLSPDEAIWFCREIEPLNLFAVEDPIRSEHISGYRHIREHTGVPLAAGEQWANKWEFRAVIEEELVDYVRIDICIAGGLTEAKKIAAMAEAHLIRTLPHNPLGPVCTAASLHLDLACDNAGPQEVIFPPQTTLPDVFECAFAMDGVRLTVPEAPGIGVRFNRQAAKAHPAQMTEPPHFSREDGSFTNY
- a CDS encoding DUF861 domain-containing protein, which produces MANEMIKVAGKDVQLRPFEGMARWAGTRIVEIFDTSGKTRMGCGIHEIFKSETTEPDRTVDDILYILEGEVEIRFGDRSETFRSGDFAYLSAGITVTYVVPERVKLMYVVYPANWKSA
- a CDS encoding family 20 glycosylhydrolase — encoded protein: MSKMFPINGVMIDMVRLTERLEYYQRLIDQCAGWGLNTILLHFTDDQGCAMKFESHPKLASRYALSKKQMAELVARADRRGVTLIPEIESFGHTSYITERAGYRHLADGPGGRFGFTAICPLHRETLALFGDLYREAAEVFATSPYIHIGCDEVNFGHSAHSRKLLDRTPKHAVFGQYVAALVKLVRKTGKEAIIWGDHLLHDERIAEYIDRKVIVHDWRYDPPLPPGQVTAVAKMGYRVIGGPGLMWYNYRLRCPTAAWEVLDEYIKRLGRLAADQRLGMINTVWVPTRYTSGAMWPALAVHAKRMAGKMRGKALREFFAEFWGVRSAELAEAVDRADRLAPSCSFMKLLWTNPSELAEAIWNFEPYSRQAEP
- a CDS encoding AAA family ATPase produces the protein MKVIVVTGAPGAGKTTLLPQLMEVLPSAAAFLDGDDVGRTRPANLTAERLNLIQDNMLACARNFAGWGAAYLVACFCLPSQERLDRLRTLLRAEGFPVLAVGLILDDEVLAGRHEGSEYIAEALRCNAGVKALSGVMTIDTTALSPEQTARAIAEAAGHDAFFS